One genomic region from Fictibacillus marinisediminis encodes:
- the cspD gene encoding cold-shock protein CspD: MQGKVKWFNAEKGFGFIEREDGDDVFVHFSAINSDGYKSLDEGQEVEFEIVDGARGPQAANVTKL; the protein is encoded by the coding sequence ATGCAAGGTAAAGTAAAATGGTTTAACGCAGAAAAAGGTTTCGGTTTTATTGAAAGAGAAGACGGAGACGATGTATTCGTACATTTCTCAGCAATCAATTCTGATGGTTACAAATCTCTTGATGAGGGCCAAGAAGTTGAGTTTGAAATCGTAGATGGAGCTCGCGGACCTCAAGCAGCTAACGTAACGAAACTATAA
- a CDS encoding YqhV family protein: MFQVFEKVVLGMALIRMVSGLCEVSAAFLMLRFNSVEKALLINSTLSIIGPFIFFSTMSLGLVGITAKISTGKLLWILAGLGLIVFGIKK; encoded by the coding sequence ATGTTTCAGGTGTTTGAGAAGGTTGTCCTTGGAATGGCATTGATCCGAATGGTTTCCGGCTTATGTGAAGTATCCGCTGCTTTCCTGATGCTCCGCTTTAATTCTGTGGAAAAAGCACTGCTGATTAATTCCACCTTATCCATCATCGGCCCATTCATCTTCTTTTCCACGATGTCCCTGGGGCTAGTCGGCATCACCGCCAAGATCAGTACAGGCAAACTGCTGTGGATCCTGGCAGGACTGGGGCTCATCGTTTTCGGAATAAAAAAATGA
- a CDS encoding methyl-accepting chemotaxis protein, with amino-acid sequence MFKKLQTKLMVSIGILVAVSLVTVSLFTYRQTSGEMQTNIEEQATGVTGHLKKTTEMYLTLYGDTIERYSNDSRVISYLTTLEKNEKKGLDQKWPLVDQDYQSFLNLNKNVAVLYVGAATKQFKTSPKIDLPPGFDPTSRPWYQNAVKQPGEILWTDPYVDASSGEYVVTVAKSVIQPGSGKVLGVVGLDLSLAGLSKMINETNVGYKGYPILLDGKGIALVHPSQPKKNLSKTGYVKKMLERKGGLAHFTSNSSKFDLFYQTVDKTHWKIGVVYDQKVLMAGAAKQGKIMLFITLLSVIASLIVTYFLSRSIAKPISEMRNKMGLVAEGNLTIKMQEKGRDEIAQLTMHFNKMVGDIRGLISSVETSIFQVTDSASNLSAIAEETIATSDEVATAVTEIAAGAMKQAEDAEETNNRTLELAHHIQQLNSETDKMLGLSDRAFEANETGISKITLLDEKSEETSNVLESIGFVILGLSEKVQEIEEVVQTITDISNQTNLLALNASIEAARAGESGKGFAVVANEVRKLAEQSKNATERIRQTIEGIETETERVVKEMENTKNISVEQKESVKNTIEAFQLISNTVLQIVDSISGVRKEVEFVQSFKEEVVGSIQNIAAVAEQSAAASEQVSASTDEQVHALGSVAQSANELNAASSHLQDQIKHFNLES; translated from the coding sequence ATGTTTAAAAAATTACAGACCAAGCTTATGGTATCAATTGGGATACTTGTTGCAGTTTCACTAGTAACAGTGTCCTTATTTACATACCGTCAGACGAGCGGTGAAATGCAGACCAATATTGAAGAGCAAGCAACAGGGGTTACAGGCCATTTGAAGAAAACCACTGAAATGTATCTGACGTTATATGGCGATACGATCGAACGATACAGCAATGACAGCCGGGTAATCAGTTATTTAACTACATTGGAAAAGAATGAAAAGAAAGGTCTTGATCAAAAGTGGCCTTTAGTGGATCAAGATTATCAATCTTTCTTAAATCTAAATAAAAATGTGGCAGTATTGTATGTAGGGGCAGCAACAAAGCAATTTAAAACATCACCAAAAATTGATCTTCCACCTGGTTTTGACCCCACTTCAAGACCGTGGTACCAAAATGCGGTGAAGCAGCCAGGTGAAATTCTGTGGACCGATCCATATGTTGATGCAAGTTCAGGAGAATACGTGGTTACGGTTGCCAAGAGTGTCATTCAACCTGGAAGCGGTAAAGTCCTGGGGGTAGTTGGCCTTGATTTAAGCTTGGCCGGTTTAAGCAAGATGATCAATGAAACGAATGTGGGATATAAAGGGTACCCGATTTTATTAGATGGAAAAGGGATTGCGCTAGTACATCCCTCACAGCCAAAGAAAAATCTTTCTAAAACAGGGTATGTAAAAAAGATGCTGGAGCGCAAAGGCGGCTTGGCACATTTTACGAGCAACAGCAGCAAATTTGATCTTTTTTACCAAACGGTAGATAAGACCCATTGGAAAATAGGAGTAGTTTACGATCAAAAAGTATTGATGGCTGGTGCTGCCAAGCAAGGTAAAATCATGTTGTTTATTACCCTGTTATCGGTTATTGCCTCGTTAATTGTTACTTACTTTCTTTCAAGGAGCATTGCAAAACCTATCAGTGAAATGAGAAATAAGATGGGATTGGTGGCAGAAGGGAACTTGACCATCAAAATGCAGGAAAAAGGGAGAGATGAGATAGCTCAGCTTACAATGCATTTTAATAAAATGGTTGGTGATATACGAGGTTTGATCAGTTCTGTTGAAACGTCTATCTTTCAAGTTACGGATTCAGCCTCAAATTTAAGTGCAATCGCAGAAGAAACGATTGCAACAAGTGATGAAGTGGCAACCGCCGTTACGGAAATTGCTGCAGGAGCTATGAAGCAAGCAGAGGATGCCGAAGAAACGAATAATAGAACACTGGAACTGGCTCATCACATTCAGCAGCTCAATAGCGAGACAGACAAGATGCTGGGCTTATCTGATCGAGCCTTTGAAGCAAATGAAACAGGTATTTCAAAGATAACTTTATTGGATGAAAAATCGGAAGAGACGAGTAATGTGCTCGAATCAATCGGCTTCGTTATTCTAGGGCTATCAGAAAAAGTACAGGAGATAGAAGAGGTTGTTCAAACCATCACCGACATATCCAATCAAACGAATCTATTAGCTCTCAACGCAAGTATTGAGGCTGCCAGGGCTGGAGAAAGCGGAAAAGGCTTTGCGGTTGTTGCGAATGAGGTCAGAAAACTGGCAGAGCAATCCAAAAACGCGACTGAGCGTATCCGCCAAACCATTGAGGGGATTGAAACGGAAACAGAACGTGTCGTTAAAGAGATGGAGAACACCAAAAACATCTCAGTTGAGCAAAAAGAGAGTGTTAAGAACACCATCGAAGCTTTTCAGTTGATCTCAAATACGGTCCTGCAAATTGTAGATTCCATCTCAGGCGTTCGTAAAGAGGTAGAATTTGTTCAATCATTTAAAGAAGAAGTTGTGGGATCCATTCAAAATATCGCTGCTGTAGCGGAACAATCTGCAGCAGCTTCAGAACAAGTCAGCGCTTCAACCGATGAACAGGTCCATGCACTTGGAAGTGTGGCTCAATCGGCAAACGAACTCAATGCAGCAAGCAGCCATTTACAGGATCAGATTAAGCACTTTAACCTCGAGTCGTAA
- a CDS encoding site-2 protease family protein, which translates to MAERAEKKSQSKILTVLAAIGVFILGKLKWVFGLLKLGKFATLISMFLSVGAYAVFYGWKFAVALVYLLFVHEMGHLVAMKRKGIPTSSAIFIPFMGAVVGMKEMPKNAKDEAFVAYAGPLFGLLSFLPAVYLYETQGSPFWGLVVFLGAMLNLFNLFPVSPLDGGRIVGVLSTKLWLIGLICMIPYMFISPDPIIFLIFLFGIATWWRRVREDYVLQESSQALEICRREEEKIHSLVEDMSEYRELPNFPYIVDTFIDEGRVQQQRLMRQVPTGRNIPFFHDKKRLKKAALLTELELLAKREKWFLLIYKDEVMKEREKARILAERSLHPEEETHWEEPEGGRPEIVVEAYLSAVREEADKQQEEVERRKNYYVANMKTKVIVLILYLALAGVLSYFAVYGHTIMEVHRELLGR; encoded by the coding sequence ATGGCTGAAAGAGCTGAAAAAAAGAGCCAGTCTAAAATTTTGACGGTTCTGGCTGCAATTGGTGTATTTATTCTAGGAAAATTAAAATGGGTATTTGGATTATTGAAGCTTGGAAAATTTGCAACGCTCATTTCCATGTTCCTGTCGGTCGGTGCCTACGCCGTCTTTTACGGATGGAAGTTTGCTGTTGCCCTTGTGTACCTCCTTTTTGTCCATGAGATGGGCCATTTGGTCGCCATGAAGCGAAAGGGCATACCTACCTCGTCGGCGATTTTTATCCCGTTTATGGGTGCGGTCGTGGGAATGAAAGAAATGCCCAAGAACGCAAAGGATGAAGCATTTGTAGCTTATGCCGGCCCGCTGTTCGGTTTGCTGTCCTTTTTGCCGGCGGTTTATTTGTACGAGACACAAGGATCGCCATTCTGGGGATTAGTTGTATTTTTAGGCGCGATGCTGAACCTTTTCAACCTGTTTCCGGTATCTCCGCTGGACGGGGGCCGGATTGTAGGTGTTCTTTCCACAAAATTATGGCTGATCGGGCTGATCTGTATGATTCCATACATGTTTATTTCACCTGATCCGATTATCTTTTTGATCTTCTTGTTCGGCATCGCCACGTGGTGGAGAAGAGTGAGAGAGGATTATGTCCTGCAGGAGAGCAGCCAGGCGCTGGAAATCTGCCGCAGAGAAGAAGAAAAGATTCATTCTCTCGTGGAAGACATGAGTGAATACCGGGAGCTTCCTAACTTTCCATACATCGTGGATACTTTTATCGATGAAGGAAGGGTGCAGCAGCAGCGTTTGATGCGCCAGGTACCAACAGGAAGAAATATTCCATTCTTTCATGATAAAAAACGTCTGAAAAAAGCCGCATTGCTGACGGAGCTTGAATTGCTCGCTAAACGGGAAAAATGGTTCCTGCTTATCTACAAAGATGAAGTCATGAAAGAGCGGGAGAAAGCGCGTATTCTTGCTGAGAGGTCTTTGCATCCAGAGGAAGAAACCCATTGGGAAGAGCCGGAGGGCGGACGTCCTGAAATCGTGGTTGAGGCCTATCTTTCGGCTGTGAGAGAGGAAGCAGATAAACAGCAGGAAGAGGTCGAACGGCGTAAGAATTATTATGTCGCAAACATGAAAACGAAAGTTATAGTGCTGATCCTGTATCTTGCACTCGCTGGTGTGTTATCCTACTTTGCCGTTTATGGGCATACCATCATGGAAGTCCACCGCGAGCTGCTGGGGAGATAA